A stretch of Henckelia pumila isolate YLH828 chromosome 4, ASM3356847v2, whole genome shotgun sequence DNA encodes these proteins:
- the LOC140866553 gene encoding heavy metal-associated isoprenylated plant protein 39, which yields MAQKVVLKVLTMTDEKTKQKAIEAAADIFGVDSIAADLKDQKLTVIGEMDAVAVVKKLKKVGKVDIVSVGPAKEEKKEEAKKPEEKKEEKKDEKKEDTKEEKKEDKKPEEKK from the exons ATGGCTCAG AAGGTGGTGCTGAAGGTTTTGACCATGACAGATGAGAAGACGAAGCAGAAAGCCATAGAGGCTGCTGCTGATATTTTTG GGGTGGACTCCATAGCTGCTGATTTGAAGGATCAGAAGCTGACGGTGATCGGAGAAATGGATGCGGTGGCGGTGGTGAAGAAGCTGAAGAAGGTGGGGAAAGTGGACATAGTTTCCGTCGGGCCCGCAAAGGAAGAGAAGAAGGAAGAGGCTAAGAAGcctgaagaaaagaaagaagaaaagaaagatgaGAAGAAGGAAGACACCAAAGAGGAGAAGAAAGAGGATAAGAAGCCTGAAGAAAAGAAATAA